In one window of Bradyrhizobium sp. AZCC 1721 DNA:
- a CDS encoding gas vesicle protein GvpG, which yields MLLPLAPARFALWTIDRVVDAAAEQHCGPAAIRRELAELSRQLDEGLIDAEEFDRREDEILDRLDEGRKRGMIA from the coding sequence TTGTTGCTGCCGCTCGCGCCGGCCCGCTTCGCGCTGTGGACCATCGACCGGGTCGTCGACGCCGCTGCCGAACAGCATTGCGGCCCGGCAGCCATCCGGCGCGAGCTGGCCGAGCTTTCGCGGCAACTGGATGAAGGGTTGATCGATGCCGAGGAATTCGATCGACGTGAGGACGAGATCCTCGACCGGCTGGACGAGGGACGAAAGCGAGGAATGATCGCATGA
- a CDS encoding ATP-binding protein: protein MTVAIEMGHTTAGAPATLDLEELLATRLLVQGNSGSGKSHLLRRLLEQSAPWVQQTIIDPEGDFVALSDRFGHLLIDAEDHTERGLQVAGERARIHRVSTVLNLEGLDAENQMRRAAAFLSGLFEVVRDHWYPMLVVVDEAQLFAPAVAGEVSDEARKLSLGAMTNLMCRGRKRGLAGVIATQRLAKLAKNVAAEASNFLMGRTFLDIDMARAAELLGMERRQAEAFRDLERGQFMALGPALSRRPLGLRIGPTDTAPRNATPRLTPLPEATLDARAIILAAPPPENNRPQRRSAPDLLVQLMAAKSAALEIHPEAVDQPLSAEELAERRERVDRILRAIMAEPEAGFRAIGVLYQEFVVRCRIEGLGSAVPDLGDFRRMLTRARAGLSSDMAEDDGWQDVSVRASLLPEDMQGVFMMIARAAKEGWPCPGDAAIARAYGSHSLRRARRLLTYIEEQGLIVCQLDGAGRRIVTLVELAWATAPGDPNAEELPAEQGCSNSAP from the coding sequence ATGACCGTTGCGATCGAGATGGGACACACGACCGCAGGCGCCCCGGCGACTCTGGACCTTGAGGAACTGCTTGCGACTCGCCTGCTGGTCCAAGGTAATTCGGGCTCCGGCAAATCCCATCTGCTGCGCCGGCTGCTGGAACAGAGTGCCCCCTGGGTGCAACAGACCATCATCGATCCCGAAGGCGACTTCGTCGCGCTTTCCGACCGTTTCGGCCACCTCCTGATCGATGCCGAGGACCATACCGAGCGGGGTCTGCAGGTCGCCGGCGAACGAGCGCGCATCCATCGCGTCTCCACGGTGCTCAATCTCGAGGGGCTCGACGCCGAGAACCAGATGCGGCGCGCCGCCGCCTTCCTCAGCGGGCTTTTCGAAGTCGTCCGCGACCACTGGTATCCTATGCTGGTGGTGGTGGATGAGGCGCAGCTCTTTGCACCGGCAGTCGCCGGCGAGGTTTCGGACGAGGCGCGCAAACTCTCGCTCGGCGCCATGACGAACCTGATGTGCCGCGGCCGCAAACGAGGGCTTGCGGGGGTCATCGCCACCCAGCGACTGGCGAAGCTCGCCAAGAACGTCGCGGCCGAGGCGTCCAATTTCCTCATGGGCCGAACTTTTCTGGATATCGACATGGCCCGCGCTGCCGAGCTTCTGGGCATGGAACGGCGACAGGCAGAGGCCTTCCGGGATCTGGAGCGCGGACAATTCATGGCGCTGGGACCGGCCCTCTCCCGTCGTCCGCTAGGGCTGCGTATTGGTCCAACCGATACCGCGCCGCGCAACGCAACCCCGCGCCTGACGCCTCTGCCGGAAGCGACACTTGACGCACGCGCCATCATCCTGGCAGCGCCGCCGCCCGAGAACAATCGGCCCCAGCGTCGGTCGGCGCCAGACCTCCTCGTCCAGCTCATGGCGGCGAAATCAGCGGCGCTGGAGATCCATCCCGAAGCGGTGGACCAGCCACTCAGCGCTGAGGAGCTGGCGGAGCGGCGTGAACGAGTGGACCGTATTCTGCGCGCCATCATGGCGGAACCCGAGGCCGGATTCCGTGCCATCGGCGTACTCTATCAGGAGTTCGTGGTCCGCTGCCGAATAGAGGGCCTCGGTTCGGCCGTGCCGGACCTAGGTGACTTCCGTCGCATGCTGACACGCGCCCGCGCCGGGCTCAGCTCCGATATGGCAGAGGATGACGGGTGGCAGGATGTCTCGGTCCGCGCCTCACTTCTGCCGGAGGATATGCAGGGCGTCTTCATGATGATCGCCCGCGCCGCGAAGGAAGGGTGGCCCTGCCCGGGCGATGCAGCGATTGCACGCGCCTATGGCTCACATTCGTTGCGCCGTGCACGGCGTCTGCTGACCTACATCGAGGAGCAGGGCCTCATTGTTTGCCAGCTTGACGGTGCCGGTCGGCGGATCGTCACGCTCGTCGAACTGGCCTGGGCGACGGCACCGGGCGACCCCAATGCCGAGGAACTGCCGGCCGAGCAAGGCTGCAGCAATTCGGCTCCATGA
- the gvpJ gene encoding gas vesicle protein GvpJ, whose translation MTQTPQANGRLSGELYKVVELILDRGLVIDVFVRVSVIGLEVVTIDARVVVAGVDAYLRFAEMCGRLDLTGSSPRIGRSLPDGALPLELPGRARTEIG comes from the coding sequence ATGACTCAAACGCCTCAAGCAAACGGCAGATTGTCGGGCGAGCTGTACAAAGTCGTTGAGTTGATCCTGGACCGCGGGCTGGTCATCGACGTGTTCGTGCGTGTGTCGGTGATCGGCCTCGAGGTGGTCACCATCGATGCGCGGGTCGTCGTGGCCGGCGTCGATGCTTACCTGCGCTTCGCCGAGATGTGTGGCCGCCTCGATCTCACCGGCAGCAGCCCCCGGATCGGCCGCTCGCTGCCCGACGGCGCGCTGCCGCTCGAGCTCCCCGGCCGGGCGCGCACGGAAATCGGCTGA
- a CDS encoding gas vesicle protein produces the protein MMESDRMMEWHGRQGASPNLADILERVLDKGLIIAGDIKINLLDIELLTIKLRLLVASVDKAKAMGINWWEHDPALSQTRPRQLAAENARLRKKIRALETATLEARR, from the coding sequence ATGATGGAATCTGATCGCATGATGGAGTGGCACGGACGCCAGGGTGCTTCGCCGAACCTGGCTGACATTCTGGAGCGGGTTCTGGACAAAGGGCTGATCATCGCCGGCGACATCAAGATCAACCTGCTCGACATCGAGCTTCTAACCATCAAGCTCCGGCTGTTGGTCGCGTCGGTGGACAAGGCCAAGGCGATGGGGATCAACTGGTGGGAGCATGATCCGGCGCTTTCCCAGACGCGGCCGCGGCAGCTCGCGGCCGAGAACGCGCGGTTGCGCAAGAAGATCAGGGCGCTGGAAACCGCCACTCTGGAGGCACGGCGATGA
- a CDS encoding GvpL/GvpF family gas vesicle protein, translating to MSTASYTYAVARPFNPTQAAGLVGVDGAAIHLVRHQDLVAVVSPLAPADADETALRARLETLAELEVIVRAHHRVVAAVAACTPTLPFRLATVHRTDDRVAQLLRREYRRFRETLDRFAGRVEVGVKVYVQHAGASAGAMSVAEKTDGSGSAGAGRDYLRNRREQRDRRQHAWRRATTAAEQMDAVLAGLAVDRRQHRTQSAELSAAPGENIFNAAYLVDAGRAEELAARVQRLGAENPHVTLEITGPWPPYSFADSEERT from the coding sequence ATGAGCACGGCGAGCTATACTTACGCGGTCGCGCGCCCGTTCAATCCAACCCAGGCGGCCGGTCTCGTCGGCGTCGACGGCGCCGCGATCCATCTGGTCCGCCACCAAGACCTGGTCGCCGTGGTCAGTCCGCTTGCACCTGCCGACGCCGACGAGACCGCGCTGCGAGCCAGGCTGGAGACGCTGGCCGAGCTAGAGGTGATCGTACGCGCGCACCACAGGGTCGTGGCGGCGGTTGCCGCGTGCACACCAACGCTGCCGTTCCGCCTCGCGACCGTTCACCGCACCGACGACCGCGTTGCGCAGTTGCTACGCCGGGAGTACCGGCGCTTCCGCGAGACGCTGGATCGATTCGCGGGCCGCGTGGAGGTGGGGGTGAAGGTCTACGTGCAGCACGCGGGTGCATCTGCCGGCGCCATGTCCGTGGCCGAGAAAACCGACGGGTCCGGATCGGCGGGCGCGGGCAGGGACTACCTGCGCAACCGCCGCGAGCAGCGCGATCGGCGCCAGCACGCGTGGCGGCGCGCAACCACTGCGGCCGAGCAGATGGACGCCGTTCTCGCCGGGCTTGCCGTCGATCGCCGCCAACACCGAACGCAGAGCGCCGAGCTGTCCGCTGCTCCAGGCGAAAATATATTCAACGCAGCCTACCTGGTGGATGCCGGGCGCGCCGAAGAACTCGCCGCCCGTGTACAGCGGCTGGGCGCCGAAAACCCGCACGTGACGCTCGAGATCACGGGCCCCTGGCCGCCCTATTCGTTCGCCGACAGCGAGGAGCGCACGTGA
- a CDS encoding GvpL/GvpF family gas vesicle protein gives MSSYVYCVTRASHPLPLEGAVGVGERAPALRLVREQDLVAVVSDAPENLRAKRRDLVKHDAVIGRIYAAGTVLPMRFGMVAPDDEAVQTELRSRARRYGELLCRIDGHVELNVKGFHAEEALLRDLLLQNDELRARNHALRAADGGSHQDKVAFGERVAAAVAERRARDADQVIARLQPHAAQIRRGPPVDGCFVNVSFLVASGARADFDGALSPLRRELPGYASVELYGPLPPYSFVGNEADV, from the coding sequence ATGAGCAGCTATGTCTACTGTGTCACGCGTGCCTCGCACCCACTACCGCTCGAAGGCGCGGTGGGGGTGGGGGAGCGAGCTCCCGCCCTCCGGCTCGTGCGCGAGCAGGATCTCGTCGCGGTGGTTAGCGACGCGCCGGAGAACTTGCGCGCGAAGCGGCGCGATCTGGTGAAGCACGATGCGGTCATCGGACGGATCTACGCAGCCGGCACCGTGCTGCCGATGCGGTTCGGGATGGTCGCGCCCGACGACGAGGCCGTGCAGACGGAGCTTCGATCGAGGGCGCGTCGCTATGGCGAACTGCTGTGCCGGATCGATGGCCATGTCGAGCTCAACGTCAAAGGCTTTCATGCGGAGGAAGCTCTTCTCCGCGACCTCTTGCTTCAGAACGACGAGTTACGCGCGCGAAATCACGCACTTCGCGCCGCAGATGGCGGCAGCCATCAGGACAAGGTGGCGTTCGGCGAGCGCGTGGCCGCCGCCGTTGCGGAGCGGCGCGCGCGTGACGCGGACCAGGTCATCGCCCGCCTGCAACCACATGCCGCGCAGATACGTCGGGGCCCGCCGGTCGACGGTTGCTTCGTCAACGTATCGTTCCTGGTGGCGTCGGGCGCCCGGGCGGACTTCGATGGTGCCCTGTCGCCGCTGCGCCGCGAGCTGCCCGGCTACGCAAGCGTCGAGCTGTACGGGCCCTTGCCGCCTTACAGCTTCGTCGGCAACGAAGCGGACGTGTGA